Proteins from a single region of Pseudodesulfovibrio portus:
- a CDS encoding diguanylate cyclase, with product MKILIVTDSASTVAQLTVILNGANYMDVRAVITLDEAMIAMKRAALADTPVDLVLIDLDNAAADGLVATLTIKSHREFEDVPIISITADDSAKVLDRAFAAGASDYLVQPVGKTELRARVRSALQLRREMIKRMLRERELERLARKLERMSNLDGLTGLANRRCFDDTLVREWVRNGREDHPLGLLMIDIDHFKLYNDALGHVDGDTCLRKVADALTQATRRPADLVARYGGEEFAIILPNTDFEGAQSVADNIHDNLASQNIRHPDSTVGGCVTVSIGVASGVPTCGTTPEHLVHAADRALYQAKQSGRNRTEGVSLSGPDELRQ from the coding sequence ATGAAGATTCTGATCGTCACCGACTCCGCATCAACGGTCGCCCAATTGACGGTGATCCTCAATGGTGCCAACTACATGGACGTCAGAGCGGTCATTACCCTCGACGAAGCCATGATCGCCATGAAGCGTGCGGCGCTGGCCGACACACCGGTCGACCTGGTGCTCATCGATCTCGACAACGCCGCCGCCGACGGCCTCGTTGCCACCCTGACCATCAAGTCCCACCGCGAGTTCGAGGACGTGCCCATCATTTCCATCACTGCGGACGATTCCGCCAAGGTTCTCGACCGCGCCTTTGCCGCCGGGGCCTCGGACTATCTGGTCCAGCCCGTGGGCAAGACAGAATTGCGGGCCAGGGTCCGCTCCGCGCTCCAGCTGCGCCGGGAAATGATCAAGAGAATGCTCCGCGAACGGGAGCTGGAACGGCTGGCCAGGAAACTTGAACGGATGTCCAACCTGGACGGCCTGACCGGATTGGCCAATCGCCGATGCTTCGACGACACACTGGTCCGGGAATGGGTCCGCAACGGCCGCGAGGATCATCCGCTCGGGCTGCTCATGATCGACATAGATCACTTCAAGCTCTACAACGACGCCCTCGGCCACGTGGACGGCGACACCTGCCTGCGCAAGGTCGCCGACGCCCTCACCCAGGCCACTCGCCGCCCCGCCGACCTGGTGGCCCGATACGGCGGCGAGGAATTCGCCATCATCCTGCCCAACACCGACTTCGAGGGAGCCCAGTCAGTGGCCGACAACATCCACGACAACCTGGCCTCCCAGAACATCCGCCACCCGGACTCCACCGTGGGTGGCTGCGTGACCGTATCCATCGGCGTCGCCTCCGGCGTCCCCACCTGCGGCACCACCCCGGAACACCTGGTCCACGCCGCCGACCGCGCCCTCTACCAGGCCAAGCAGTCCGGACGGAACCGGACCGAAGGCGTCTCCCTGTCCGGCCCCGACGAACTCCGGCAGTAG
- a CDS encoding LexA family transcriptional regulator: MSNGFEPFFRRLCSETDIKNQSQLARELDVGRAAVSLAKRKDAVPARWILDLSARFGLNPLWLEQGKGLPRPEAAVAVEDEGPYYEQVPKVRARLCAGGGSFETEGQVEGYYSFRSEWLHSRGNPANMVLMEVIGNSMEPEIKEGDMVLIDQSRSDVLSGGIYAVGVEDTVMVKRVERLPGTLVLRSDNMDYSPIHLSGDELDNVRVIGQVLWASREYR, from the coding sequence ATGAGTAACGGATTTGAACCCTTTTTCAGGAGGCTGTGTTCGGAGACGGACATAAAGAATCAGTCCCAGCTCGCGCGAGAGCTGGACGTGGGCAGGGCGGCGGTGTCGCTTGCCAAGCGCAAGGACGCCGTGCCCGCCCGCTGGATTCTGGACCTGTCGGCCCGGTTCGGATTGAATCCGCTCTGGCTGGAGCAGGGCAAGGGGCTGCCGAGGCCCGAGGCGGCGGTGGCCGTCGAGGACGAGGGGCCCTATTACGAGCAGGTGCCCAAGGTGCGCGCCCGCCTCTGTGCGGGCGGCGGCTCGTTCGAGACGGAGGGCCAGGTGGAAGGGTACTACTCCTTCCGCTCGGAATGGCTGCACAGCCGGGGCAATCCGGCCAACATGGTGCTCATGGAGGTCATCGGCAATTCCATGGAGCCGGAGATCAAGGAGGGGGACATGGTGCTCATCGATCAGTCCCGGTCCGACGTGCTCTCCGGCGGCATCTATGCGGTTGGCGTGGAGGACACGGTCATGGTCAAGCGCGTGGAGCGGCTGCCCGGCACCCTGGTCCTGCGCAGCGACAACATGGACTATTCGCCCATCCACCTGTCGGGTGACGAACTGGACAACGTCCGGGTCATCGGCCAGGTCCTGTGGGCTTCCCGCGAATATCGGTAG
- the rnr gene encoding ribonuclease R: MAKKKNKQPRPSTPPLSKATLLKLFREVKRPLSRAEVIRQLKLKKRDKHVVKDLLRELVRDGKLIRIRRAYGLAEAMHCVTGRLEIQRQGFGFVVPEDGRRNDIFVNQRDLNEAWHGDKVVVSVLGEARQGRNAEGRVVRILERGRQILPVKVFKKMTGGDWLCRPSDPRLAFGIICSLKDESVKLEPGDIALCEPGDKIDHTMWEGVITARLGPEGDVSVQEELVKSNHNIRTRFPSGSMNQAESLPREPVESDFKGRRDLTDLAFVTIDGATARDFDDAILVERRPKGYRLWVAIADVAHYVPEGSPLDKEALERGNSYYFPRSVEPMFPERLSNGLCSLNPDVKRLTMVVRMDTDQSGLTRATEIYPAVIRSHARLTYTQVKEAVLDRDEAARKRVGPVLPMLELAEELARKINKIRSRRGSLDFDLPEPEIFFDASGETTDIRPKIRSFSNQIIEEFMIAANEAVAHFLVERGLPCMFRIHPQADEERLRNLFQLLSRTDKSIVMPKEMTPKKLQMLVASMRGTDKAYIVNRMLLRSMKQAKYSPDNEGHFGLASEEYAHFTSPIRRYADLVLHRLVKVALAMDGDGAPPPIPGKKKLYNVAGHLSGRERVAMDAEREILKRVTVLFMRDRVGETFNGVISHITDYGFFVELKDVMAEGMVRLSSMDDDYYTYWPKREMLVGERTGQAFALGQSVEVVLDEVSLERLELNFSLKSVVAASRNYKDLIE; this comes from the coding sequence ATGGCTAAGAAGAAAAACAAACAGCCGAGGCCGAGCACGCCTCCCTTGTCCAAGGCGACATTGCTGAAACTGTTTCGGGAGGTGAAGCGGCCCCTGTCCAGGGCCGAGGTCATCCGCCAGCTCAAGCTCAAGAAGCGGGACAAGCACGTCGTCAAGGACCTGCTCAGGGAGTTGGTCCGCGACGGCAAGCTGATTCGCATCCGTCGGGCCTACGGCCTGGCCGAGGCCATGCACTGCGTCACCGGGCGGCTGGAAATCCAGCGCCAGGGATTCGGCTTCGTGGTGCCCGAGGACGGCAGGCGCAACGACATCTTCGTCAACCAGCGCGACCTGAACGAGGCGTGGCACGGCGACAAGGTGGTCGTGTCCGTGCTCGGCGAAGCACGGCAGGGCCGCAACGCCGAGGGACGCGTGGTCCGCATCCTGGAGCGGGGCCGTCAGATCCTGCCGGTCAAGGTCTTCAAGAAGATGACCGGAGGCGACTGGCTGTGCCGTCCGTCCGATCCGCGCCTGGCATTCGGGATCATCTGTTCCCTGAAGGACGAATCCGTGAAGCTCGAGCCGGGCGACATCGCCCTGTGCGAGCCGGGCGACAAGATCGACCACACCATGTGGGAAGGCGTGATCACCGCGCGCCTCGGGCCCGAGGGGGACGTGTCCGTGCAGGAGGAGCTGGTCAAATCCAACCACAACATCCGTACCCGGTTCCCGTCCGGCTCCATGAACCAGGCCGAGAGTCTGCCGCGCGAGCCGGTCGAGTCCGATTTCAAGGGACGCCGCGACCTGACCGACCTGGCCTTCGTGACCATCGACGGGGCCACGGCCCGCGATTTCGACGACGCCATCCTGGTGGAGCGCAGACCCAAGGGCTACCGCCTCTGGGTGGCCATCGCCGACGTGGCCCACTACGTGCCCGAGGGGTCGCCGCTTGACAAGGAGGCCCTGGAGCGCGGCAATTCCTATTATTTCCCCCGGTCCGTGGAACCCATGTTCCCCGAGCGGCTGTCCAACGGGCTGTGCTCTCTCAATCCCGACGTGAAGCGGCTGACCATGGTGGTGCGCATGGATACGGACCAGTCCGGGCTGACGCGCGCCACCGAGATTTATCCGGCGGTCATCCGCAGCCACGCCCGCCTGACCTACACCCAGGTCAAGGAGGCGGTGCTGGACCGCGACGAGGCCGCCCGCAAGCGGGTCGGGCCGGTGCTGCCCATGCTGGAGCTGGCCGAGGAACTGGCCCGGAAGATCAACAAGATCCGCTCCCGGCGCGGGTCCCTGGACTTCGACCTGCCCGAGCCGGAGATATTCTTCGACGCAAGCGGCGAGACCACGGACATCAGGCCCAAGATACGCTCCTTTTCCAACCAGATCATCGAGGAGTTCATGATCGCGGCCAACGAGGCCGTGGCCCACTTCCTGGTGGAGCGCGGCCTGCCGTGCATGTTCCGCATCCACCCCCAGGCCGACGAGGAGCGGCTCAGGAACCTGTTCCAGCTGCTTTCGCGCACGGACAAGTCCATTGTCATGCCCAAGGAGATGACGCCCAAGAAGCTCCAGATGCTGGTGGCCTCCATGCGCGGCACGGACAAGGCGTACATCGTCAACCGCATGCTCCTGCGGTCCATGAAGCAGGCCAAGTATTCCCCGGACAACGAGGGCCACTTCGGCCTGGCGTCCGAGGAGTACGCCCACTTCACCTCACCCATCAGGCGGTATGCCGACCTGGTCCTGCACCGGCTGGTCAAGGTCGCCCTGGCCATGGACGGCGACGGCGCGCCCCCGCCCATCCCCGGCAAGAAGAAGCTCTACAACGTGGCCGGTCATCTCTCGGGACGCGAGCGCGTGGCCATGGACGCGGAGCGGGAAATCCTCAAGCGCGTCACGGTCCTGTTCATGCGCGACCGCGTGGGCGAGACGTTCAACGGCGTCATCTCGCACATCACGGACTACGGCTTCTTCGTGGAGCTGAAGGACGTCATGGCCGAGGGCATGGTCAGGCTCTCGTCCATGGACGACGACTATTACACCTATTGGCCCAAGCGCGAGATGCTGGTGGGCGAACGCACGGGCCAGGCCTTCGCCCTGGGGCAGTCCGTGGAAGTGGTCCTGGACGAGGTCAGCCTGGAGAGGCTGGAACTGAACTTCAGCCTCAAGTCCGTTGTCGCCGCGTCGAGGAATTACAAGGACCTGATCGAATAG